From the genome of Papaver somniferum cultivar HN1 unplaced genomic scaffold, ASM357369v1 unplaced-scaffold_10, whole genome shotgun sequence:
CACAGAACAAAAGGGAAAGCAAACATAAGCAATTTCATCGAGCGCAAAAGCGAATTAAAACCTAAATCGGCAGTAAATCGGTTGTAAAGTGTTCTGTAGACAAACACTTCCGTAGCCATTAAAAAACCCCTCCGTTTAAGATGTGGTTGGGCCCCATACGATGAGTATCTGGcccattttcatttttttgacaGGTATTTAACTTAAAAACTGTCCCTCCAAATCACCGTAAAGCATTTATTTTCTGAGAAAAAAGTAGAAAATTATTTTCCACTTAGTTAACCTGTTTATGTGATAAAACGGCTATGAGATTTTATTTTCAACTTAATAATAAGTGTCAACTGTATGTTTAGTAAAATTTCTTCTACCCCAAACACAATTTTGTTGATGATTTGTTGAAGATCCACCCGTTGTTTATTCTCCAATTGAATTGAGTAATGGGGGTACTTGCAGAAAACCCTCCGATGCTAAAGTCAGATTAGGATTTTTTACAGATAATTTTATGTGTCAGATTGCATACCTTTTTGGGTTATTGAGCCCTGTATTTATATGGTCTGAATTAGGCCCTCAATCCCAATTTCGAAATGAATATTATTGTTTTAATTCCCTTGCATGCCTCCCTGTATTGATATTCTGCATGACTGCATGGCTTTGGGATAactggcccttgcatgcctccaGTCATGAATAACATTCACTAGCCCCTGCATGCCTCATGCAATAACTGGCCAGTATTGATGACTGCATGGTTCTGGAATAACTgccccttgcatgcctcctggaatGTTCCAGAAACCTCCTTTAGGGTTATGAAactagccaagccaaaatggtgcAAAGGATTGGCCCAAATAAGCTTGCATGCCAAGCCTACGAGAGAAGCGTGCCTAAGCCCACAGAGGGGCATAAATATCCGCAAGGCAAAAAGTATGGGGCGTGAACATCCGGGGCTACTTTGATAAGTTGCTTCGCAGCACGCTGAATCAGGAGTACGGAAATAAGTTACACCATGATACACTGAATCAGGACCATGGTATTAAGCTGCATCTACTACACCGAATCGGAATCACGATACTAAGCTGCCTCCTGCTACACCGAATCGGGATCATGCTATTAATCTTCACCTTTCTGCACTGAATCAGTTGTGGCCTCCGGAGACACCTGCTACTGTGATTGCCGTCGGAGAAGATGACCGGCACCGGCGACCTACTGCTGCAACGGCgccggagaagatgaagatgacgctAACGAAGAAGGTGACGGTGACAGAATATTCTAACGGCGTAACAAACGACAAAGGAATATTCTCTTTGTGACGTAATGATGACGTCATTGTGACGCCATCAAGCACTATTCGCTGAATGTGTAGAACTTGATGACGTGGCACCCTCAGACATGGTTGTATGCTGACGTGGCAGACACTGATTGGTCCGATTGGGAGACGTGGCTTTTAATGCTGACGTGGCATGTATGCTTTCAAGACAGTTGTTTATTGGCTTTTAATGCTGACGTGGCATGTATGATGATGTGTCAACTTGCTGACGTGGCATGTATGCTGATATGGAAGTCGCTGATTGGCTCGATCGGGTGACGCGGCATTGGTGCTGACGTCATACTGATGTCAATGTTGGTGATGTCATGCTGACACCATTGTGGGATGATTTCTTGCCCTAGCTTGGGGGCTCTTGCACATAAAGTATTTGTAAGGCCTAGTTAGCCATACTTGGCTAATTGGATGAGCATATGAGGCCCAATGAACCGTACTTAGCTAATAGGAGGAGTTTTGTAGGCCTAACTTAGCCCATTTTTTGTGTAGAATAATAAGGGTACAAATATCGCTCCCTCTTAATCCATGACTTTTTATGGGTTAAGAAGTTCGGGTTCCCCTCTGAATCTGCATTTTTCTGGAGTGTTACATAACTCACCCCCAAGCGCGTTGTTTGGAGTGTTATGCAACTCTCCCCCAGGGATGTAATGATTGCGCTGGAGTGTTATATATCTCGCCCCCAAATGGTTGAGGTGACATATAACTCGCCCCTGCTTATGCTCGCGCAAGGGTGCACTTCCTTGCTGCATTTCGCTCGCGCATGGAATGGGAAATTGAGTTTTTCTACTATCTTGAATTCGCGCAGGGGGCCAATCCTGTTATTCAAGATACGTGCAGAGTAGAGATGTGTACATTTCCATATGCATGGACATGTGAAAATGTTCGCCACATTTGTTGTTGTACATACGATGGGGATAAAATTGGGATAGGGTAAAAATGCTCGAACTGTGCTCTCACCCTATCTGCGAGGTGTCAGAGACGCTGACAGTAGACTTGAACTGTATTGTTTTGCCATTTAGGACTGACTGCGGATATGATCATCCGCAGCAGCTTATAATTAAACACGAATAATTTTGATAAAGTGTGGAATATCAAaataatgttgaattaaatttctgaatagaaataacaagataaaTACCTACTGCTTCGACAacagctgcctcgttaaaacctttgtgtggaaaacccagtgggataaaaccatcataaaggaaaaaaagTGCAGCACAACAGGATTTGAAACTACTCCTAATGATAAAAATTCTTCAAGTGGAACGAATTCCATGGTTTTGAATCTTGAGTACCatcgaggttccttaggtagtatgagcCACGAGACGCTGGCATGTCCATTATGTAAGGACCTTCCCAGTTTTTCCGAGCTTCCCACAGTTAGGTTTCATTGTGGCTGCTCGGGTTTTCTTCAAGACATATTCCCCTGGTTTGAGTGATCGTTCTCTGACCTTACGATCATAGCTCAGCATGATTGCCTGCTGGTATCGAACTAACTGTTGCAAGGTTGTTTCCCTTTGTTCTTCCAGCAACTCTTTATCCAAAGCCAGTATGCTGTCATTTTTTCCAGATTGGACAGCGCAAGTTTTGGTAGTCTTGAGATGTACCTCGGTGGGTATGACTGCCTCTGTCCCATAAGCCAGTGTAAATGGTGAAAATATAGTGGATCTTTTTGGGGTTGTTCGATAGGACCATAAGACTCCAGGGAATTCTTCTGTTCATTTTCCCTTTGCTTTCTCCAGCCTTTTCTTCAGATTATCCATAATGACACGATTGGTTGCTTCTTCCTTCCCGTTGCTCTGAGCATAATAAGGAGATGAGAAATTGTGGATAATATTCAGGTTGTTGCAAAAGTCTTTGATCACCCCAGAATCGAACTGCTTCCCATTGTCTTATATAATCGCGTCTGGGATTCCGAATCTGCAGACGATATTCTCCCATATGAATCTTTTCACATCATGTCTGGTAACGTGTATCAGTGCCACTACTGGGACcaatttggtgaaataatcagtaCTGTCTAATACGAATCTAACGCCTCCAGGAGCTTTGGGAAGTGGTTCGACGATGTCCAGTCCCCGCATAGAGAATGGCCAGGGACTGAAAACTGGATGCAATTCGTTGGCGGGCCTTTTAGGAATCAGATCATGATCTTGGCATGGCACACATTTCTACGCGTATTCTTTAGCATCTTTCTGCATATACAGCAAGAAATACCCCATGGTAAGTATCCTGTGCGCGAGAATGCATCCTCCAGAATGGctgccacatattccttcatgagCCTCCGCAAATATTTGTTGCCCTTCTTCTGCCAATATGCATCGCAAAAATGGCTCCAAATCCACAGGTTTGCGGTACAGCTGTCCCTCGATCATCGAATATCTCCAAGCATTCTTTTTCACTTTTGAAGCGAGATGCTCATCTTTTGGGAGTTCGCCGGTTGTCAAATACTGGATGTAAGGCTGACGCCAGTCTGCAACGTTTTCAGCATGATTGCCTGGATCATCTATCACTGGACTGTCAACATCCATATTGCTGTCGATGTTCTCGGTATCTCCTTGTGATGATGTAATTGTCCTCTCGCCCCCACTAGCATGTTCGAGATCCAGAACAAAGTGGTTGTAGGAGATGCTATGTAGTTCTTGAAAATTTACTACAACGAAACGGGTGGTATCAGTTTCGACTGCGGAAGAAAGGTATGCCAAAGCATCTGCGTGCCTATTTTCCAACTGCGGTCGCTGCCCAATGGAGAAATTTTCGAACTCATTTTACAGCTCTCTCATATGATCCAAATATAGGGCCATCCTCTCTTCCTTGGCTCTGTAGATTCCCAGAAACTGGTTAACTACTAACATGGAATCAGTTACCAGTTTCACGTTCTTCGCATTTAACTGTTTGACAGCCTTTAAACCGATAATTGCAGCTTCATATTCAGCTTCGTTGTTTGATGCTTGAAATCCCAACCTGGTTGCTTTCTCGATCCTCGAACCTTGGGGGGTAAATATGACACATCCAACTCCAGATCCACCAACATTTGATGACCCATCAGTAAATACTGTGCATAAAGGTTCAGGTGTATCAACCTCCATTGCTGACTCTCCCCAAGTCTGATCAGTGACTGACTTTGTGGGTTTAAACAGCTCCTCTTCTTCGCCAGCAACCGTTTCTATATCGTCCATAGGAAAATCTGCTAGTAGTGCAGCCAGGGCGTGTCCCTTTTCGgcagttgatgagtgctaaaaagtgcatatttctatatatttttcttggcatttaactcatcttttgtgcgttaattctacattttatcccatattctgtattttcattgttttcaagaataaatatttttcttaattaattttgcatttttaggtaatgaataaagtttggatgaatagcggagtagaaaagagcagaaaagtggtggaaaccgataggaatcacgcaaggaagccgcgaagaatgttgtgcacaagaccaaaaggctagaagtgggctttaagaggaagaattgttcttaaagaagatatgggcttggcatacccaaggcccaaaaccctcacccaaatccatttcctatatccatacccgtttccctttctagccgtcagattggatcatctcagcatcctatggtcgcagcatcgccagtacatcaaagtctgaagctcttgtctaacactacagcacctaactccatcttgagccgtcagtttcgttgtatcaggcatctgacggtcgataccatcctcttcacttgtagccgttagatcaacctatcatttccgcatcccacggctcagctttgcgaatcatcgagacttgatgcatccgctcaacacccaaacacctaacacctatatcCTTCatccaaacgcaccttacccaaattctcatcttcctccttcgagcagtcgagctctgctcctgccaactccaccctcttcgtcgcctcaaccaccaccactcccctccacgagccgtcaaatccccaaacactagaacccatcactaccatcatcaccccctctttctatccccctatttgattgatatttcttctcacctttctctgaaaccctagaagaaaaatcaatcgattaggcgagtctagagtagcaattgacacatgggaatggagcaggagagtcagaggaagaatgggtcgacgcatgggggagagattgtgccatcaaattaggtaaagtcgaaccctaatttcaactgccaatttgggggaaaattgtaaaccctaaaatttgggtataaataggatgtatgttgtgttgtagagggtatgcccggagtagccggtgcaccaagttgtagaatttaattttagttcatgttctaaattaatctgctagggtttggatgaaacccttaatcacatgttaagataattcaagttCATATTATTGTTCTTATAATGCTTCATGGCTTTAGAGATGCTAGTTAGctacattgatcaaatgaacctgtgataagctgtactgtaagaagacagtttatgctaggggggaattagtgaagttggttgataagttatccatttgagatcccaccatagaataagaactgtgcttaattgagaaaagaatgagagttagctaattgaaccaaattagcCTATGATAGGTtatgctgtaagaagacagcctatgctaggggtgagttaggaagattaactgataaatcattctttggagttttctttggaaaggaacaagaacataatttgaataaatattgccttagcataggattaagaaggtggattcaagaccctagtagtgttaccacaactgttttactttgtttctttggctctttacttcactgcctttggctccatgccattgtttcacagttattctttggttcactatctcactgccccttagttacttgtttagataactttagtctaggaaacttcaatacaccccaagtccctgtggaatgatcccttgcttactttctatactaaaacttggccttgtatacttgcaagtcttttgtgtgtcttttctaaccacaTCAGCAGTTCTGGTTTCGTACTTGATTTCATACGCCCCCAGAAAATTTGACCATATGACTAGTCTGCTGGAATCATCAGCACGTTCCAGGAAATTTGACCATATGCATGTAACAGTGAAAGTGCTATCTTCTCAATTTTCTTGTATCGTGTTTCCGCCCCCGTCAAATATTTACTGACGAAGTAAACAGGATTTTCATGTGGATCTGTAACAAGCAATACTTCACTTACAGCGTTCTCCGTTACGGCCATATAAACTCCGATCGGTTATCCAGTTTTTGGACTCACCAAAACTGGGGGGGTTGACAAATACTGTTTGATCTCATTGAAAGCTTTCTCGTACTCATTCGTAAAGCCAAAATTCACCGGTTTATTCAAAACATCAAAGAATGGTTTGAATCGATCCGACGAGCGTGAAATGAAACGATTCAAAGATGCTAATCGTCCTGCTAGCTTCTGGACTTCCTTCTTCGTTCTTGGGGATGGAATCTCTCTGATGGCTCTAATTTGCTCAGGATTCGCCTCGATTCCTCTGTGTGTCATCAAGTATCTAAGGAACTTACCTGAGGATAGCCCGAACGAACATTTTGCTGGATTGAGCTTCATTTGATATTGCCTTATTATATCAAACGTCTTCTGCAGATCAAGAAAATGTGACTCCTTTTTCTCAGATTTCACCACCATATCGTCGATATATACTTTCATCGACTTCCCGATCAGATCCTTGAACATATGGTCTACCAAATGCTGGTAGGTCTCCCCTGCGTTCTTTATCCCCAACGACATTACAGTATAGCAATAAACTCCTCTGTCAGTCACAAACGCAGTATTCTCTTGATCTTCCTCGAACAAATGCATTTGGTTATACCCTGAAAAACCGTCCATAAATGATAGTCTCCCATACCCTGAGGTTGCATCCACCAAATATCTTATCCATGGCAGCGGGTATGGATCACTCAGACATGCTTTATTCAAATCAGTAAAATCGATACAGACACGAATTTTACCATTCTTCTTTGGAACGGGTACGACATTTGACAGCCAGCGAGGATACTGCACTGGTCGAATAAAGCCTGCTTCCAACAATTTTTCCATTTCTGCAGTAACTCCATATTTTTTTGCTTTTGgccatattcctgattttctgacGAACCGGATGGAACTTCTCATCGATATTCAGTCTATGGCAGGCTGCATTCGAATCTATCCCAGGCATCTCAGCAAAACTCCACGCAAAAACATCGGCGTTTTCCCTTAGCAATGTAATCAAACCATCACGTTCATGTGCAGGCAGGTCTGCCCCTACGGACGTTGTTTTGTGCTCCTCATCTCCAATCTGGACTTCGATCAGTTTCTCAACTGTTGGGGGTTCAGATGTGTCCTCTCCCATATATGATTCTGGAGGGAGAGGATTCTGTAATTTTTATTTCTTCCCAACTCGCATGATTTGGTTCCCGCTAACTTATGACTTCTGGTACTCGTCCATAGCACTCTCATGACACTTGTGGGCGGCCATCTGGTCACTCCTAACTTTTACGACACCTTTAGGGGAGAGAAACTTCAAACGTTGATGATACGAGGATGTGACTGCACCGATCTCATTCAGTTAGTCTCGTCCTACAATCGCGTTGTAGGGAGCTCTACAGTCAAGCAATAGGAAATTGCCTAGAACAGACTTGTTAGCCACTGTTATAGGAATCTTCACTTTTCCAATCACCTTTGTAACTTCGCCGCTGAAACCAATAATTGGATTTCCATCCTCCTCGATCAAGTCGTGTGGCAGATTCATAGAGGaataatgatagacacatttttgtgtttaatttgatctcaatactatatattgttggcactcgagtttgtactaattttggtgttttatgtgtttgtaggcacctttggaaaataaacattttttggaaaattcgtctcgaaaagttggtaaaagccccggaggacacgtgttattcggactctcacctttggataaggggcacctcaattactaaggggtaccccgGGTCACCccaaaggcatctgctattcgcaccccagtacaggattagggggaggtcatattctctatttgaattttgtttttggcgggaaaatggagaacacttctgcagatttttgatcgaattgttgaacgtgttcttgggagattcaatggctgatttttggtagatagttgtgatatgtccgataaaacacactgtgggcgtttggttcgaccagaattggctagaatcagctaaacaattcacgggttgaaagcagggcagttcgtgtatatcacgggtttcacgtgatttggagaagattcaacgtgttttgtgcgtgcatggaagaccctcacagcctgttggagcgtgaaggagttaaatatggtaatttggaggcttgaaaacgcgtgaagatgaaacaggaaagaaaatattcccagaaatattttctttactgccgagttaaagagaattatatggagtgaatgagcgagattcgatgggtctgttggctataaataggttgctatggttgagtagaaagggtgtcgagaggttggggtcgataggagagctcaggagagagaaatcaagagttgatgaaactttgtttctgctgctgctgatgatgaagaacaccaagaacacgaagaacagactcgcagggacattcgtttatcaacagtgaaacagactcacaggcgtgggtcgtaggtgtgggtcttagaaccacagcgacaatagcacttctcttttatcgttcttttgtgacgcttcctgtgggtcgcacattagctgtttacaccattttctcttcattgtaaacaccatttgagcaataaataaatattttgagcgtgtttttatcatgatgagctaaacccaacactgggacgacagaggagggtgaatttcatacacgggtaaatttattttattcttttttatgacttttgcattaatttaaaattgaaatatgatttgaattaattggttgttatttaatttgatgatgtatgcttagcttaggtgttttgataaatcatgaTTAGGACTtaaaatcgatgttttgagaatctatcttggcaaaatcagagtccatgttaattttattgagttttaaattgtcaaagaatatatgaatgaaccatgtgtagtgaattcggccaaatccttagtctcagtacctctcgcccattgttaatatttttgtatatataattttattaaatctaaaatttcatttccttcacaagtctgaaaagaacctattatttaccactactacaacaattttgaaaattccatcaaattttggcgccgccgatgcggatttgtgcttaggtagaatttttaggttttttttattattttttattattccatttgttctttttacatctctttggttgtgtctttgtattacaggtttgaagttggatactaaagaccttggaatcaaagcttaaagctaaaagagaaggaaaaaagacaaagcaaaaaaataaagaaaaaagagagaaaaaaaaagagagagaattattattttttttattttttaagagactttccatttttttttgtaattattattattattttttgtatttcttttcattggactggactttggacactttattttaattttaaaccctacggaagggttatataaaaaaaaaattaaatataaactgtttgccgggaaggacgacgattacaatatcgtctcggcctctcgggttcgcacactgacaccggagttagtggcccgagtcgactacagcggttcttcgcccgtctggtaagggaggtaaacttctaaacacccgcgaatctcctgtcaacgGATTTACTGTcctccttaaggtgattatatgttgaggactgaaccgactgttttaatttcctagtaaagggcaagaactggccatataagataagggttcggatttcatcaccgttcccttctttctcgccttaggaaaacgaaacctaacgcgaacccaagcttaaaatttgattagaacgagaccgatagggtaacgagcttggtaggaaaatctttcgaaaaatattggttactctttttagcatacttcgaagttcatgatggtttctgtgagttgaatgcgtgactgcgccgccttgtgatagcggtgaggccttgggtatcaaagctccactgagcttccctcgcctcaattcaacttactttgactcggattgattccagaggggttttcttaaattgtaacgaattccctttcgaaggattagaagctggtctagaaacaatctaagtggagccatcatgcttgttgtttgctagattttataggtttgatttggtcgagtcagccttgtttgtgattgtgtaaaattcccttgcaattaagaatgtcgaactggtataatagaagccaatacaatgattatcgacctgaatttgaatatggacatcatcctttctatgaccatgttgggaatagtggttgggaacgccatcctttggaaggatatgggtcataccctggtgagcccaattactatccacacatgcatcagtcttacgagcaagaatattatagtactagttcttcgtctctagaggatacaatcaaactattaaaaagtagtcctttttatgatccctatgTTCCTATTCCtcttttagaagagtccctcagggagttagctgagtcgacgcgtaagttagctgacatgaatagtataattatagacgaaagaactacaataatgagtgaactttctatataggaatccctcaagctgatggctgagacgaacgaaagacttgctcgaaataatcttactttccaatatagtgtttccaataatacccttaaaaataaggatagttatttgcataatcaagatgacgaggttagaattggtaacactacttgttttgatgaggttcgatatttttcatgttattatgataaggatagtgttgatgaagaatcatacttatgtaggaatagtgatcaggaaatggttactccaattgagctttacaatgataatattatttctagttcaaatccaaataattttaataattattcacctattcaaaaggacgaggatttgactagagataccctcgttttagacgatgtagtttttcctgtttacaaagacgataatgatttagaggaacgagtttattccgaaaatgctgttttagagtctagagacttagaaaaaataatcttagacgaagaaaatgaactcgtagagatattaaatatgagtgaggatgtgtcacttgagtataacctcgaagaagcaattgactattttcaggattctaatgatctagaaattaaggaaattgtagctagtctatctagatatacccaaaaatctaagtttgggggtgattatcattctccttgtgccatacctttagctcttacagagatccctcattttggacttgatatatCTGCCTCGaccatgttacaagattaccttcatactcgttttcccaaacctaatgatgtccaggaagaagttcagtcgttagaaacccatcctctggttgatgtggttttcccaggctatgatacccagattgactttgttttcccaccaaatagttttcttccaaatgtgggaacgtttatatttcaaatgtgtcgaacattaagttgtgagactaaacctaaatgctttaggaaattagaatcgacacatttgcttaagagtgaccactactctcattatggtcaattttgtaagtcaaatcttattgacttagaggatccacaattatttaggttattattatgcgtttctaagatcatatttgagtttttccagactctaggacctaatgattcggatcccacctatgaagaaacgcaaccaatgaaaatattttatttagaccctttcttagaacctgaacctgaaccacaattagatataaatatcttaatcaggaaactagataagggaatgctatccttgttcactttcttgggttattgtaatttcctttggtcagctctttttggttttgaagacccacagttatttcggctgttactttttgattctatgaggtgactaattccttccgatgtctggctgaagactttaaacttagcgcttcttgggaggtaacccaatctcatgcaacatggtaatatctttccttaactctttttcttcaagtggtaacagtttctccttgttcgtgtttttaattttatctttagaacatcgaggacaatgttagatttaagtttggggctgcggaagaactttttagttgtacttttgaaacttctagcgtcacatggtatccggttagctatgtttacatatt
Proteins encoded in this window:
- the LOC113326422 gene encoding uncharacterized protein LOC113326422, whose protein sequence is MGEDTSEPPTVEKLIEVQIGDEEHKTTSVGADLPAHERDGLITLLRENADVFAWSFAEMPGIDSNAACHRLNIDEKFHPYPRWLSNVVPVPKKNGKIRVCIDFTDLNKACLSDPYPLPWIRYLVDATSGYGRLSFMDGFSGYNQMHLFEEDQENTAFVTDRGVYCYTVMSLGIKNAGETYQHLVDHMFKDLIGKSMKVYIDDMVVKSEKKESHFLDLQKTFDIIRQYQMKLNPAKCSFGLSSGKFLRYLMTHRGIEANPEQIRAIREIPSPRTKKEVQKLAGRLASLNRFISRSSDRFKPFFDVLNKPVNFGFTNEYEKAFNEIKQYLSTPPVLHSSTAEKGHALAALLADFPMDDIETVAGEEEELFKPTKSVTDQTWGESAMEVDTPEPLCTVFTDGSSNVGGSGVGCVIFTPQGSRIEKATRLGFQASNNEAEYEAAIIGLKAVKQLNAKNVKLRPQLENRHADALAYLSSAVETDTTRFVVVNFQELHSISYNHFVLDLEHASGGERTITSSQGDTENIDSNMDVDSPVIDDPGNHAENVADWRQPYIQYLTTGELPKDEHLASKVKKNAWRYSMIEGQLYRKPVDLEPFLRCILAEEGQQIFAEAHEGICGSHSGGCILAHRILTMGYFLLYMQKDAKEYA